In the Halarchaeum grantii genome, one interval contains:
- a CDS encoding ISH3 family transposase codes for MRLPKLKRIITDPDEFLSDSQLKSLSMELLELIPMDGIEGSPLDSEQIMEVVLRAAVDTTSVNAVTENTEDTPDRKAVMDWLHTLEKESMLDTVNDVLALLAMTILDRERSRTICLDFMDNPFHGYPDDEDEIRRMKARDGTTKCHRYCTAFVLAQGKPLTLAIEPVDGDDSKADAVERVLARVEQYPFETEKILMDRAAYAGELIGVLRETAPPVFPVKTGKDSLREKLSAAASHMTEETICEGKEHEQTYPLAVNVTYHNGDRGKSGLKQIGYAAYGLEDRTPQQVAAIYNHRSWIEKSYEKFREARALTTTPSTTIRLFYVGVGFLLEQLWVVLEWAVLARPRRGGRALPVEFAFSAVFLHGIERVLDEELGWKKKHRTNGEGLPSGYDHGLG; via the coding sequence ATGAGGCTACCAAAACTCAAACGCATCATCACAGATCCGGACGAGTTCCTTTCGGACAGCCAGCTAAAGTCTCTTAGCATGGAGTTGCTTGAGCTGATACCAATGGACGGAATCGAGGGATCACCCCTCGATTCCGAACAGATCATGGAGGTCGTGCTACGGGCTGCCGTTGACACGACCTCTGTCAACGCAGTCACAGAGAACACCGAAGACACACCAGATCGGAAGGCAGTGATGGACTGGTTACACACCTTGGAGAAGGAGTCGATGCTTGATACTGTCAACGATGTCCTTGCGTTGCTGGCAATGACGATTCTCGACCGTGAGAGGTCGAGAACCATCTGCCTCGACTTCATGGACAACCCGTTCCACGGGTATCCAGACGACGAAGACGAGATCCGCCGAATGAAAGCTCGTGATGGCACGACGAAGTGCCACCGCTACTGCACAGCGTTTGTCCTCGCCCAAGGGAAGCCACTGACGCTGGCAATCGAACCAGTTGACGGCGATGACAGCAAGGCCGACGCGGTCGAGCGCGTGCTCGCCCGCGTCGAGCAGTATCCGTTCGAGACCGAGAAGATTCTCATGGATAGAGCAGCTTACGCCGGTGAATTGATTGGCGTCCTTCGGGAGACAGCGCCGCCAGTCTTTCCGGTCAAGACCGGGAAAGACTCGCTCCGGGAGAAGCTCTCGGCGGCAGCGTCACACATGACCGAAGAGACGATCTGTGAGGGGAAAGAGCACGAGCAGACGTATCCGCTGGCGGTGAATGTCACGTACCACAACGGTGATCGTGGGAAGTCAGGACTCAAACAGATCGGGTACGCGGCGTACGGTCTGGAAGACCGCACGCCGCAGCAAGTAGCGGCGATCTACAACCATCGGTCATGGATCGAGAAGAGCTACGAGAAGTTCCGCGAAGCGCGTGCTCTGACGACAACGCCATCGACGACAATTCGGCTCTTCTACGTGGGTGTCGGATTTCTGTTGGAACAGCTGTGGGTCGTGTTAGAGTGGGCCGTGCTCGCCCGGCCACGGCGTGGCGGGCGAGCACTCCCGGTAGAGTTTGCGTTCAGCGCGGTGTTTCTCCACGGGATCGAACGAGTGTTGGACGAGGAACTCGGTTGGAAGAAGAAGCATCGGACAAACGGGGAAGGACTACCGTCAGGATATGACCACGGACTCGGCTGA
- a CDS encoding uroporphyrinogen-III synthase codes for MPKPKVAVLRPDDNRIVEAVRYLQSLGVSPVEDPMLTICPTGQIPHQADYCIFTSKTGVELAVKQGWRSEGETVCAVGPQTATALREREYSVNVVPSTFTSAGLVEELSDHVEGQTIEIARSAHGSNVLIQGLEEAGAVVHETHLYRLERPSTAGQSVSLTVEGELDGILFTSPKTVRHFFDIATERNSTSALQRELKETTVGAIGAPTERALHTEDIGVDVKPDSVSFEQLAENVVRRIDDKQG; via the coding sequence ATGCCCAAGCCGAAGGTCGCCGTCCTCCGCCCGGACGATAATCGTATCGTCGAGGCAGTCCGATATCTTCAATCGCTGGGTGTTTCGCCAGTCGAAGATCCGATGCTGACCATTTGTCCGACCGGCCAGATTCCTCATCAAGCGGACTATTGCATCTTCACGAGCAAGACCGGAGTGGAACTCGCTGTGAAGCAGGGATGGCGTTCAGAGGGAGAGACGGTGTGTGCTGTTGGCCCACAGACTGCTACCGCATTACGAGAACGAGAGTACTCAGTAAACGTTGTTCCCTCGACGTTTACTTCCGCTGGTCTCGTCGAGGAGCTGTCTGACCATGTTGAAGGGCAGACCATCGAAATCGCTCGAAGCGCACATGGAAGCAACGTGCTGATTCAAGGGCTAGAAGAAGCCGGTGCAGTTGTCCACGAAACCCATCTGTATCGTTTAGAGCGACCGAGTACCGCAGGTCAATCGGTTTCACTTACTGTAGAGGGTGAGTTAGACGGGATACTATTCACCTCCCCGAAAACGGTGAGACACTTCTTCGATATCGCAACTGAACGAAACAGTACTTCTGCATTGCAACGGGAGTTAAAGGAGACGACCGTTGGGGCGATTGGGGCACCTACGGAACGTGCGCTCCATACAGAGGACATTGGCGTGGATGTCAAACCAGACTCTGTGAGCTTTGAACAGCTCGCAGAAAACGTCGTTCGAAGAATCGACGATAAGCAAGGATAG
- a CDS encoding deoxyhypusine synthase, with amino-acid sequence MDEDDSHEHVVPGSGEKLNTSDVHGYDFRGEFDFHEMLDSYATTGFQATQLAEAIDIAERMQEVDATVYLTFTSNIISSGLREAVAYLVREGYVDVLITTSGSLTEDVIKTARPFKMGKWDADEAALRERGINRLGNLFVPSDRYVWLEEYLYDFFDDFFAEEKVRTPTAFARELGETLDDEDSVLKQAADNDVPVYCPALTDSEVGNFLYYYRQGYDSEVGIEILDDYDSLIEDGLLADTTGLIAVGGGVPKHHAIMTNLFRGGADYVVYISTGMEGDGSLSGAPPNEAVSWGKIKEEQTNYTQVEAEATLVFPLLVAEAFKQ; translated from the coding sequence ATGGACGAAGACGACTCTCACGAGCACGTTGTCCCCGGGAGTGGAGAGAAACTGAACACGTCGGACGTTCACGGTTACGACTTCCGCGGGGAGTTCGACTTTCACGAAATGCTAGATTCCTATGCGACGACGGGGTTCCAGGCGACGCAGCTCGCGGAGGCCATCGACATCGCCGAACGCATGCAGGAGGTGGACGCCACCGTCTACCTCACGTTCACGTCGAACATCATCTCATCGGGACTGCGCGAGGCCGTCGCATACCTCGTGCGGGAGGGGTACGTGGATGTACTCATCACGACGTCCGGATCGCTGACCGAAGACGTCATCAAGACGGCGAGACCGTTCAAAATGGGGAAGTGGGATGCAGACGAGGCAGCGCTTCGAGAACGAGGAATCAATCGGCTTGGGAATCTCTTCGTCCCCTCCGATCGGTACGTATGGTTAGAGGAGTATCTCTACGACTTCTTCGATGACTTCTTCGCGGAGGAAAAGGTTCGGACGCCGACAGCGTTCGCACGCGAATTAGGAGAGACGCTCGACGACGAGGATTCAGTGTTGAAGCAGGCTGCGGACAACGACGTACCGGTGTACTGCCCGGCGCTGACGGACTCTGAAGTCGGTAACTTCCTGTACTACTACCGACAGGGATACGACTCGGAGGTCGGCATCGAGATACTGGACGACTACGACTCACTCATCGAGGATGGATTGCTAGCGGACACAACGGGCCTCATCGCGGTTGGTGGTGGCGTGCCGAAACACCATGCGATCATGACGAATCTCTTCCGGGGTGGAGCGGATTACGTCGTCTATATTTCGACGGGGATGGAGGGCGACGGGTCGCTGTCAGGAGCGCCGCCGAACGAGGCGGTCTCCTGGGGGAAAATCAAGGAAGAGCAGACTAATTACACACAGGTCGAGGCAGAGGCAACACTCGTTTTCCCGTTGCTTGTGGCGGAAGCATTCAAACAATAA